Proteins from a genomic interval of Fusarium oxysporum Fo47 chromosome I, complete sequence:
- a CDS encoding cornichon: MMSGEAWLFLLSVLINAVNLFLQVFFTIMYSDLECDYINPIDLCNRLNTYIIPEAAVHGFLTFLFLINGYWVPLILNLPLLGWNVKKIVDNTHLLDATEIFRKLNVHKKESFFKLGFHLLMFFFYLYSMIVALIRDESS, encoded by the exons ATGATGtctggagaagcttggtTGTTTCTGTTGTCGGTGCTTATCAACGCCGTCAACCTCTTCTTACAGGTTTTCTTCACTATTATGTACAGTGATTTGGAATG TGATTATATTAACCCCATTGACCTCTGCAACCGACTCAATACCTATATCATCCCCGAGGCTGCTGTGCACGGTTTCTTGaccttcctcttcctcatcaacggTTACTGGGTCCCTCTCATTCTCAACTTGCCTCTCCTTGGCTGGAACGTCAAGAA GATTGTTGACAACACTCATCTCCTCGATGCGACTGAAATCTTCCGCAAGCTCAATGTTCACAAGAAG GAATCTTTCTTCAAGCTTGGCTTCCACCTGctcatgttcttcttctacCTCTACAGCATGATTGTTGCTCTTATCCGAGACGAGTCCTCCTAA
- a CDS encoding WD40-repeat-containing domain protein, whose protein sequence is MADFGEYPPNMAPQDALIVREQAEPDHAVVPYSAEDLSRPKAGPLNPFKDENNVLKRKSVPTGHAEETFLSEHTFRSKHRAIERRGGPEREYQTNAEQKAEAARIRAGRESKGSATIAEGPGSYVGPWARYKKAEYEVVADDEELASDEEYEIVEEEEEIVDSGTIVKAPTKALERRKEAEEMGDETTTFHGSAEYDYQGRTYMHVPQDLDIDLRKEVGSVTNFIPKKQIHSWKNHSKAITALRFFPSSGHLLLSASADTTVKIFDVYHERELLRTYSGHSKAISDICFNTSGTQFLSSSYDRMIKLWDTEKGVCVSKFTTGKTPHVIKFNPDPEHANEFLAGMSDKKIVQFDIRTPNEVVQEYDHHLAAINTITFVDENRRFMTTSDDKSLRAWDYNIPVPIKYIAEPDMYPMTRAAPHPSGKYVAYQSSDNQILVYGANDKFRQNRKKSYRGHNNAGLGIDLDCSPDGQFLASGDSGGYVCFWDWKTCKMYHKFKAGNQAVTTVKWHPQETSKVVTAGLDGEIRYWD, encoded by the coding sequence ATGGCGGACTTTGGGGAGTATCCGCCAAATATGGCGCCGCAAGATGCGCTCATAGTTCGAGAACAAGCTGAACCTGACCATGCTGTCGTGCCTTATTCGGCTGAAGATCTATCGCGTCCCAAGGCTGGACCATTAAACCCGTTCAAGGACGAGAACAACGTTTTGAAGCGCAAGAGTGTCCCAACTGGACACGCAGAGGAGACTTTTCTAAGCGAACACACATTCCGGAGCAAGCATCGTGCTATCGAGCGACGAGGTGGCCCTGAGCGAGAGTACCAAACGAATGCAGAGCAAAAAGCAGAAGCTGCCAGGATACGAGCTGGGCGAGAGAGCAAGGGCAGCGCGACGATTGCGGAGGGACCTGGGTCTTATGTTGGACCTTGGGCACGATACAAAAAGGCAGAATACGAGGTTGTTGCGGACGACGAAGAATTGGCAAGCGATGAGGAATatgagattgttgaagaggaggaagagataGTCGATAGTGGAACAATTGTCAAGGCACCAACCAAGGCTTTGGAACGACGgaaggaggccgaggagaTGGGCGACGAGACGACGACGTTTCACGGATCCGCCGAGTACGATTACCAGGGCAGAACTTATATGCACGTTCCCCAAGATTTGGACATCGACCTTCGAAAAGAAGTGGGGAGCGTCACCAACTTTATTCCCAAAAAGCAGATTCACTCTTGGAAGAACCATTCCAAGGCGATTACTGCGCTACgcttcttcccttcttctggaCATTTGCTCCTATCAGCCAGCGCCGACACTACCGTCAAGATCTTCGATGTGTACCACGAGCGGGAGCTCCTACGAACATACTCTGGACACTCAAAAGCTATTTCAGATATTTGCTTCAACACATCGGGCACTCAgttcctctcttcttcttacGATCGCATGATCAAGCTCTGGGATACTGAAAAGGGCGTTTGTGTGAGCAAGTTCACGACTGGCAAGACTCCCCATGTCATCAAATTCAACCCTGATCCTGAGCATGCGAATGAGTTTTTGGCCGGTATGTCGGATAAGAAGATTGTCCAATTCGATATTCGAACACCGAACGAGGTTGTCCAGGAGTACGATCATCACTTAGctgccatcaacaccatcacaTTCGTTGACGAGAACCGACGCTTTATGACAACTTCTGACGACAAGTCTCTCAGAGCGTGGGACTACAACATTCCCGTCCCTATTAAATACATCGCTGAACCAGACATGTACCCTATGACCCGCGCAGCTCCCCACCCCAGCGGCAAATACGTCGCATATCAGAGTTCCGATAACCAGATTCTCGTCTACGGCGCAAACGACAAGTTCCGGCAGAACCGAAAGAAGAGCTACCGCGGCCACAACAACGCTGGTCTTGGCATCGATCTCGACTGCAGTCCTGATGGACAATTCCTTGCCTCAGGCGACTCTGGTGGTTACGTATGCTTCTGGGACTGGAAGACGTGTAAGATGTACCACAAGTTCAAGGCTGGCAACCAGGCTGTCACCACTGTCAAGTGGCATCCTCAAGAGACCAGTAAGGTGGTTACGGCGGGTCTGGATGGTGAGATTAGGTACTGGGATTAG
- a CDS encoding flavo protein-like protein: protein MAPKIAIVYYSMYGHIKQLAEAEKAGIEKAGGSADIFQVPETLPEDVLAKMHAPPKPTDIPTLDDPSVLEGYDAFLLGIPTRYGNFPAQWKAFWDKTGKQWASGGFWGKMAGIFVSTASQGGGQETTAQNAISTLTHHGIIYVPFGYAKAFGILTDLSEARGGSAWGAGTFAGGDGSRQPSAKELELAQIQGENFYQTVAKFTG from the exons ATGGCTCCCAAGATCGCTATCGTCTAC TACTCTATGTACGGCCACATAAAGCAGCTGgccgaggctgagaaggccgGTATTGAGAAGGCTGGCGGCTCTGCCGACATCTTCCAGGTCCCCGAGACCCTCCCCGAGGATGTCCTCGCCAAGATGCACGCTCCTCCCAAGCCCACCGATATTCCTACCCTCGACGACCCCTCCGTCCTTGAGGGCTACGATGCCTTCCTCCTTGGTATCCCCACCCGTTACGGAAACTTCCCCGCCCAGTGGAAGGCTTTCTGGGACAAGACTGGCAAGCAGTGGGCTTCTGGTGGTTTCTGGGGCAAGATGGCCGGTATCTTCGTCTCTACCGCCTCCCAGGGTGGTGGTCAGGAGACCACTGCTCAGAACGCTATCTCCACCCTCACTCACCACGGCATCATCTATGTCCCCTTTGGTTACGCCAAGGCCTTCGGTATCCTGACTGATCTCTCTGAGGCTCGCGGTGGCAGTGCCTGGGGTGCCGGTACCTTCGCTGGTGGTGACGGTTCTCGACAGCCCTCTGCCAAGGAGCTCGAGCTTGCTCAGATCCAGGGAGAGAACTTCTACCAGACCGTTGCCAAGTTCACTGGTTGA
- a CDS encoding cation transport protein-domain-containing protein, whose product MLDSITSRWKDLREEHPRLDAVATQAGRLVPPINFITIHYAYFIFGSLFFSLIFWLSSEPSQSIPYVDCLFLVVSSFCDTGLNTVNLSEITTWQQVLLYLLFIIGSALWVSFWTVMTRKQAFEKRFEDIVRIEREARKRRAALRRAKPLGRFLPFTKARTTPVSTETSNTLTGLGTVQRTATEKPDPNDLFKTTAPMRRAVTAPPDSISDSDDNDSNTTQVAAPARNAPMTPNSGDHIQFADTLSPRSAGRDSVSIYRRNENVEPNRRPSTSDSVNSDESEDFLLHWKKILGSHNTSKRGQFYDLSSDEREALGGCEYRALKILAVTVPLYAFMWQAVCGIALGAWISINRPSAATVNAINPWWCGIFLSSSAFNNAGMSLNDAGMGAFQDAYFVLIVVGILVLAGNTGYPLLLRFFLWCSLRVLQLTTEPKTLGPWKETIEFILKYPRRVYTTLFPSGATWWLFTVIVTINTIDWVAFEVLNIGNDVVEAMPVSDRIIAGWFQAIAVRAAGFAVVSISGLYPAVQLLYMIMMYISVYPVSITMRHSNVYEERSLGIYEDDPQVLEAENGNGNGNGNENGNHLLPTISEEPEKPALRRRVTAAAQKTVKKSMTFYGVGVRPPPKGPDDNSRISFIGQQIRGQLAHDMWWLILPVIVIMIIETDHFLEQPLVYSVFNVLFEVVSAYGCVGLSMGLPGKSYSMAGGMHRGSKFVLCLVILRGRHRGLPVALDKAVRLPGEKLVREEEEDSKIRRTKTMNRIASRESRVM is encoded by the exons ATGCTTGACTCTATCACATCTCGCTGGAAAGATCTTCGCGAGGAGCATCCGCGCCTTGATGCGGTCGCCACGCAGGCTGGGAGGCTGGTACCGCCCATCAATTTCATAACCATTCACTACGCCTATTTCATCTTCGgatccctcttcttctcacttATCTTCTGGCTATCCAGCGAGCCAAGCCAGAGTATCCCCTACGTCGATTGTCTGTTCCTGGTTGTGTCTTCTTTTTGCGATACAGGCCTCAATACCGTCAATCTTTCCGAAATCACGACATGGCAGCAGGTTCTGCTAtatcttcttttcatcatTGGAAGTGCTCTATGGGTTTCATTCTGGACGGTCATGACACGAAAGCAGGCGTTTGAGAAGCGTTTTGAGGATATCGTCAGGATAGAACGAGAAGCGAGGAAACGGCGGGCCGCATTGAGACGCGCCAAACCACTTGGGAGATTCCTCCCTTTCACTAAAGCGAGGACAACACCTGTATCAACCGAGACTTCTAATACCCTGACTGGTCTTGGAACGGTTCAGAGGACAGCGACTGAGAAACCTGACCCCAACGACTTGTTCAAGACAACTGCTCCTATGCGCCGCGCCGTTACTGCCCCTCCAGATTCTATCTCCGACTCAGACGACAATGATAGCAATACGACGCAGGTGGCAGCTCCTGCACGGAATGCCCCTATGACTCCAAACTCCGGCGACCATATCCAATTCGCAGACACCTTGTCGCCCCGAAGCGCCGGCAGAGACAGCGTGTCCATCTATCGACGAAACGAGAACGTGGAACCCAACCGACGACCTTCAACCTCAGACTCAGTCAACAGcgacgaatcagaagacTTTCTTCTGCACTGGAAGAAGATCCTCGGGAGTCACAACACAAGCAAGAGAGGCCAATTCTACGATCTATCATCCGATGAACGTGAGGCTTTGGGTGGCTGTGAGTATCGCGCGCTGAAGATCTTGGCCGTCACTGTTCCTCTTTACGCCTTCATGTGGCAAGCTGTATGTGGAATTGCACTGGGTGCTTGGATCAGCATCAACCGGCCGTCGGCGGCAACCGTCAATGCTATCAACCCCTGGTGGTGCGGAatcttcttgtcgtcttCGGCATTTAACAATGCCGGCATGTCACTCAATGACGCAGGCATGGGTGCATTTCAGGATGCGTATTTTGTTCTCATCGTCGTTGGtatccttgtccttgccgGGAATACGGGCTATCCACTGCTCTTGAGGTTCTTTCTCTGGTGTAGTCTTAGGGTGTTGCAACTGACCACCGAGCCCAAAACTCTGGGGCCATGGAAAGAGACGATCGAGTTCATTCTCAAGTATCCCCGTCGAGTATACACGACACTCTTCCCGTCAGGTGCTACATGGTGGCTCTTCACTGTCATTGTTACCATCAACACGATTGACTGGGTTGCTTTTGAAGTTTTGAATATCGGAAATGATGTTGTAGAAGCTATGCCAGTGTCTGACCGTATCATTGCTGGATGGTTCCAAGCAATTG CTGTTCGTGCTGCCGGTTTCGCGGTCGTTTCTATCTCAGGTCTCTATCCCGCCGTCCAATTGCTCTACATGATTATGATGTACATTTCCGTGTATCCTGTCTCGATTACGATGCGCCACTCCAACGTTTATGAGGAACGATCCCTTGGCATTTACGAGGATGACCCTCAAGTTTTGGAAGCAGAGAATGGAAACGGAAACGGAAACGGAAATGAAAATGGAAACCACCTTCTGCCCACGATCTCAGAGGAACCAGAAAAGCCTGCACTGCGACGAAGAGTCACAGCTGCAGCTCAAAAGACGGTCAAGAAATCCATGACTTTCTATGGCGTTGGCGTGCGACCTCCGCCCAAAGGTCCAGACGATAACTCTCGCATCTCTTTCATTGGACAGCAGATTCGTGGACAGCTTGCTCACGATATGTGGTGGCTTATCCTCCCGGTCATCGTTATCATGATCATCGAGACCGACCATTTCCTTGAACAACCTCTTGTTTACAGTGTTTTTAATGTGTTGTTTGAGGTCGTTTCGGCTTATGGGTGCGTTGGTTTGTCCATGGGCTTACCAGGAAAAAGCTACAGCATGGCTGGAGGCATGCACCGAGGCAGCAAGTTTGTATTGTGCTTGGTGATCCTCAGAGGCCGACATCGAGGTCTCCCTGTTGCGCTTGACAAGGCTGTTAGATTGCCAGGAGAGAAGTTGGTAcgcgaagaggaagaagactCGAAGATCAGAAGGACAAAGACGATGAATAGGATAGCTAGCCGAGAGTCTAGAGTCATGTAA
- a CDS encoding P-loop containing nucleoside triphosphate hydrolase protein, which yields MGISRRPKNKGAGAAADGASGGAKPKKATFETTKKKEIGVSDLTLLSKVSNEAINENLKKRFEGHEIYTYIGHVLVSVNPFRDLGIYTDQVLESYMGKNRLEMPPHVFAIAEAAYYNMKAYSDNQCVIISGESGAGKTEAAKRIMQYIASASGGESGDIKQIKDMVLATNPLLESFGNAKTLRNNNSSRFGKYLQIYFNAQGEPVGADITNYLLEKSRVVGQITNERNFHIFYQFAKGASQQYRETFGVQKPETYVYTSRSKCLDVDGIDDLAEFQDTLNAMKVIGLTQAEQDEIFRMLAAILWIGNIQFQEDQGGYAEVIDRSVVDFAAYLLEVTPDQLISGITIRILTPRNGEVIESPANPAQAQATRDALAMAIYSNLFDWIVERINKSLKARQPTTNTIGILDIYGFEIFEKNTFEQLCINYVNEKLQQIFIQLTLKAEQEEYAREQIQWTPIKYFDNKVVCDLIEQIRPVGIFSAMKDATKTAHADPAACDRTFMQSINGMSHAHLTPRQGNFIIKHYAGDVTYTVEGITDKNKDQLLKGLLNLFQHSGNQFVHTLFPRPVDQDNRKQPPSAGDRIRASANALVDTLMKCQPSYIRTIKPNENKSPTEYNSPNVLHQIKYLGLQENVRIRRAGFAYRQDFDKFVDRFFLLSPATSYAGEFTWEGTTEAAVKQILKDTSIPKEEWQMGVTKAFIKAPETLFALEHMRDRYWHNMATRIQRMWRAYLAYRAESATRIQRFWRKKRTGAEYLQLRDHGHQVLGGRKERRRMSLLGSRRFLGDYLGVNASTGPGAQIRNAASIGTNEKAVFSCRAEILEAKFGRSSKASPRIIVVTTNKFYIIAQMLVNGHPQISVEKAVPLGAIKFIGASSARDDWFSLGIGSPQEPDPLMNCMLKTEMFTQMQRVMPGGFNLKIAETIEYAKKPGKMQQVKVLKDSQLPVDYYKSGAVHTQPGEPPSSVSRPTPKGKPVPPRPITRGKLIKPGGPNGRPSRIQGNRTAKPRPGAGRAVPQPPAAVSNIAAVPAAATQSTPRIAPRPGANAAAPIPAAHNALPSHTRNASGAGRAPPPPPPPAVAARPPSPPKVMAKVLYDFAGQRENELTITANEIVEIVQKESNGWWLAKNPQTAQQAWVPAAYVEEQAPPAPRAPPAPPRSKPTPPAPPAKRPAANRKPAELQQRDSGMSLNTPNGGDSRSSTPTPSLGGSLADALLARKNAMQKEKEDDDDW from the exons ATG GGAATATCAAGACGCCCTAAGAACAAGGGCGCCGGCGCAGCCGCGGACGGCGCAAGCGGAGGCGCGAAGCCTAAGAAGGCCACCTTTGAGAcaaccaagaagaaggagattggTGTTTCCGATCTGACTCTGCTGAGCAAAGTCTCCAACGAAGCCATCAACGAGAATTTGAAGAAGCGATTCGAGGGCCACGAAATTTATACCTACATTGGCCATGTGTTGGTCTCAGTTAACCCCTTCAGGGACCTGGGCATTTATACCGACCAGGTCCTCGAGAGCTACATGGGCAAGAACCGACTCGAGATGCCACCGCACGTCTTCGCCATCGCCGAGGCCGCATACTACAACATGAAGGCATACAGCGACAACCAGTGTGTCATTATTTCAGGAGAGTCAGGAGCCGGAAAGACCGAGGCGGCCAAGCGCATCATGCAGTACATTGCTAGTGCGTCTGGTGGAGAATCTGGAGACATcaagcagatcaaggacaTGGTGCTGGCAACCAACCCCCTACTAGAATCGTTCGGAAACGCAAAAACCCTTCGAAACAACAACTCATCGCGATTCGGCAAGTATCTACAGATCTACTTCAACGCCCAGGGCGAACCCGTGGGTGCCGACATCACAAACTACCTCCTGGAAAAGTCACGAGTGGTGGGTCAGATCACGAACGAGCGAAACTTCCATATCTTTTACCAATTCGCGAAGGGCGCCTCACAACAATACCGAGAAACATTTGGTGTTCAAAAACCCGAGACCTACGTCTATACCAGTCGGTCAAAATGCTTGGACGTGGACGGTATCGACGATCTCGCCGAGTTTCAGGACACGCTCAATGCCATGAAGGTTATTGGCCTTACTCAGGCTGAGCAAGATGAAATTTTCCGAATGCTGGCGGCTATTCTATGGATTGGAAATATCCAGTTTCAGGAGGATCAGGGCGGCTACGCAGAGGTTATTGACCGATCAGTGGTTGACTTTGCCGCCTACCTATTAGAAGTTACCCCTGACCAGCTCATCAGTGGTATCACAATCCGAATTCTGACACCTCGAAATGGCGAAGTTATCGAATCGCCCGCCAACCCTGCCCAAGCACAGGCTACCCGAGATGCTCTGGCAATGGCCATCTACAGCAATCTTTTCGACTGGATCGTCGAGCGCATTAACAAGTCTCTCAAGGCGAGACAACCGACAACCAACACAATCGGTATTCTGGATATCTATGGATTCGAGATCTTCGAGAAGAACACTTTTGAGCAGCTGTGCATCAACTACGTCAACGAGAAGCTGCAACAGATCTTCATTCAACTGACTCTCAAGGCCGAGCAGGAGGAATATGCCAGGGAACAGATTCAATGGACTCCTATTAAGTACTTCGATAACAAGGTTGTGTGTGACCTTATCGAACAGATCCGACCAGTTGGTATCTTCTCTGCTATGAAGGATGCCACCAAGACTGCACACGCTGACCCCGCTGCTTGCGATCGCACATTCATGCAGAGTATCAACGGCATGTCTCACGCTCATCTTACCCCTCGGCAAGGaaacttcatcatcaagcatTATGCTGGTGATGTCACCTATACTGTCGAAGGTATTACGGATAAGAACAAGgatcagcttctcaaggGTCTTTTGAACCTCTTCCAGCACAGTGGAAACCAATTTGTTCATACCCTGTTCCCTCGACCCGTTGACCAAGATAACCGAAAGCAACCTCCCTCTGCAGGTGATCGCATCCGAGCTTCCGCCAATGCCCTGGTCGATACGTTGATGAAATGCCAGCCCTCATATATTCGCACCATCAAGCCCAACGAGAACAAGTCGCCAACAGAATACAACAGCCCCAATGTATTGCATCAGATCAAGTATCTTGGTCTTCAAGAAAACGTTCGTATTCGTCGTGCCGGTTTTGCTTACCGTCAAGATTTCGACAAGTTCGTTGATCGATTCTTCCTCTTGTCTCCCGCTACCTCATACGCTGGTGAATTCACTTGGGAGGGAACAACTGAGGCTGCTGTAAAGCAGATTCTCAAGGATACCAGTATTCCTAAGGAAGAGTGGCAAATGGGTGTTACCAAGGCCTTTATCAAAGCCCCTGAGACGCTCTTTGCCCTTGAGCATATGAGAGACAGATACTGGCACAACATGGCTACGCGAATTCAGCGCATGTGGAGGGCTTACCTCGCCTACCGAGCCGAGTCGGCGACCCGAATTCAGCGATTCTGGCGGAAGAAGCGAACCGGAGCAGAGTACCTTCAGCTTCGTGATCATGGCCACCAGGTTCTTGGAGGTCGCAAGGAGAGACGTCGTATGAGTCTGTTGGGTTCCCGACGATTCCTTGGCGACTACCTGGGTGTCAATGCAAGCACCGGCCCTGGAGCCCAGATTCGCAACGCTGCCAGTATTGGCACAAACGAAAAGGCGGTATTTTCATGCCGTGCTGAGATTCTGGAGGCCAAGTTCGGTCGATCCAGTAAAGCAAGCCCTCGAATCATCGTTGTCACCACCAACAAGTTCTATATCATTGCTCAAATGCTTGTGAATGGCCACCCACAAATCTCAGTTGAGAAAGCGGTCCCCTTGGGAGCCATCAAGTTCATCGGTGCCTCATCAGCGCGCGATGATTGGTTCTCGCTTGGCATTGGCTCCCCTCAGGAACCTGACCCCCTGATGAATTGTATGCTCAAGACAGAAATGTTTACTCAGATGCAGCGAGTGATGCCCGGTGGATTTAACCTTAAGATCGCTGAGACAATCGAGTATGCCAAGAAGCCCGGCAAGATGCAGCAGGTCAAGGTCTTAAAGGATTCGCAACTTCCAGTTGATTACTACAAGAGTGGTGCTGTTCACACACAGCCCGGTGAGCCACCGAGCTCCGTCTCTAGACCTACACCCAAGGGCAAGCCTGTACCTCCTCGCCCCATCACTCGAGGTAAGCTGATCAAGCCTGGTGGTCCCAACGGCCGACCTTCTCGCATCCAGGGCAACCGAACTGCCAAACCTAGACCAGGGGCAGGTCGAGCTGTGCCTCAACCACCAGCTGCTGTCTCCAACATTGCCGCTGTTCCCGCTGCCGCCACCCAAAGCACTCCTCGTATCGCTCCTCGTCCTGGTGCGAACGCTGCTGCTCCAATTCCTGCCGCCCACAACGCTCTCCCAAGCCATACTCGCAATGCTAGTGGCGCTGGACGTGCACCCccaccgccgcctcctcctgCTGTCGCAGCACGTCCACCAAGCCCACCTAAGGTGATGGCCAAGGTCTTGTATGACTTTGCTGGACAACGAGAAAACGAGCTCACCATCACCGCTAATGAGATCGTTGAGATTGTGCAGAAGGAATCCAATG GTTGGTGGTTAGCCAAGAACCCTCAAACTGCACAACAGGCTTGGGTCCCTGCAGCATATGTCGAGGAACAAGCTCCACCTGCGCCTCGAGCTCCTCCGGCCCCTCCGCGATCCAAGCCAACACCCCCTGCGCCCCCAGCCAAGCGTCCTGCTGCTAACCGTAAGCCTGCCGAGCTTCAGCAGCGTGACTCTGGCATGAGCCTCAATACGCCCAACGGAGGAGATAGCCGCAGCAGCACACCCACACCCAGCTTGGGTGGCAGTCTGGCAGATGCTCTGCTGGCTAGGAAGAATGCTATgcaaaaggaaaaggaggatgacgatgactggTAG
- a CDS encoding DHHC palmitoyltransferase-domain-containing protein, with protein MAGLNDVPFIKGLAVPSVCALITFLGYFSQFLFHYSTSLEPGPPSRRETIIFNTLLFTLWLTYYRAVTVDPGRYIFNDRVIEADGQRWCNKCAAPKPARAHHCRHCARCVPKMDHHCPWTRNCVSMTTFPHFLRFLVYTNISLWMLGYFLWQRFSKIWEHRKLPAYLGPSLSGLIGLSLIAIVNFFTTVALGIMLINTIRSWIFNQTMIEGWEQERHEALMDKGPKDWWDITGPDGEKVRFERLEFPYDIGFFDNMAQAMGTRNILMWFFPLGGNPAIAKDGTGSGWEWEENGFNRVEGLWPPPDPDKIRRAARGWPAANRDYAEELRQANMSSSEFKAEFLKRKADDEKRKRHLMAELEEVDDYDMYDDEEYDREFDQGLGWVNSDGDRLRDYGVDEEESEAEVADEDVPLAELIRRRKVLQRDISDD; from the coding sequence atggccgGCCTCAACGACGTGCCCTTCATCAAGGGTCTTGCCGTGCCCTCTGTATGCGCTCTGATCACATTCCTTGGCTATTTCTCCCAATTTCTCTTCCACTACTCGACGTCTCTCGAACCAGGTCCTCCCTCGCGCCGCGaaaccatcatcttcaacaccctCCTCTTCACACTATGGTTAACGTACTACCGAGCCGTAACCGTCGATCCGGGCCGCTATATATTCAATGATCGTGTTATTGAGGCTGATGGGCAGCGATGGTGTAACAAATGTGCGGCACCGAAACCAGCTCGGGCGCATCATTGTCGTCATTGTGCAAGATGTGTTCCCAAGATGGATCATCATTGTCCTTGGACTAGGAACTGCGTATCAATGACTACATTTCCGCACTTTCTACGCTTCTTGGTATATACAAACATATCGCTCTGGATGCTTGGCTACTTTCTATGGCAACGCTTCTCTAAGATCTGGGAACATCGAAAACTGCCTGCATACCTAGGACCTAGCTTATCAGGACTAATCGGACTATCGCTGATTGCAATCGTCAACTTCTTTACCACTGTCGCTTTGGGTATCAtgctcatcaacaccatcaggTCATGGATATTCAACCAGACTATGATAGAAGGATGGGAGCAGGAGCGCCATGAAGCTCTCATGGATAAAGGACCCAAGGATTGGTGGGACATTACAGGCCCCGACGGCGAGAAAGTGCGCTTCGAAAGACTCGAGTTCCCCTACGATATCGGTTTCTTTGACAATATGGCTCAAGCAATGGGCACCCGCAACATCCTCATGTGGTTCTTCCCCCTCGGAGGAAACCCCGCCATCGCTAAGGATGGCACTGGCTCAGGCTGGGAATGGGAAGAGAACGGCTTCAACCGCGTCGAAGGTCTTTGGCCTCCTCCTGATCCCGACAAGATTCGTCGAGCTGCACGGGGTTGGCCTGCCGCAAATCGTGACTACGCCGAGGAGCTTCGCCAAGCGAACATGAGCTCCAGCGAGTTCAAAGCTGAGTTTCTCAAGCGAAAGGCTGACGACGAGAAGCGCAAGAGACATCTCATGGCGGAActggaagaagttgatgacTATGATATgtatgatgatgaagagtatGACCGTGAATTCGATCAAGGTCTTGGATGGGTGAACTCGGACGGCGATAGACTGCGAGATTacggtgttgatgaggaagagtCAGAAGCTGAGGTGGCAGACGAAGATGTGCCCCTGGCCGAGCTCATACGAAGACGAAAAGTGCTACAGCGAGATATTTCAGACGATTAG